From the genome of Balaenoptera ricei isolate mBalRic1 chromosome 13, mBalRic1.hap2, whole genome shotgun sequence:
TTCATGGTTTCATTTTTGGCTAGTGAGACCCATACAACTTGACTCCtatgctctttattttttatatttttggttgctgcacagcttgtgggatcttagttcccccaccaggaattgaacccgggtcacagcagtgaaagcaccagagtcctagccactggaccgccaggggatccCTTCTATGCTCTTTTAAGTAGGACTTTAGtagattttttaattaagataataGTAGAAATGCAGAAATGTTGATTACCTAATTTTAAACATTATACAACAGAGGTTGATACGAAACGTTTTTACatgttaattttaattataataaataatgccTGTTTACTTTAGAAGAGTTTGAATAAACAAAGGTATATAGAAAAACGTGAAGTAGTTTGACCATCAAGAGGTAACACTTCAGCGCCGTGCATCCTGGGTCGGCGTAGCCATGGCGGCTCGTGTCCTTTGTGCCTGTGTCCTCCGACTGCCCGCAGCCTTCGCGCCGCTGCCCAGGCTCCCCACGCTGGCCACGGCCCTGCCGCTCAGCACCACCCTGTTCCCCTCGGGGGCCCGGACGAGGCCTGGGGCTCCGCAGCCGGCCTCGGTACTTGCGCAGGTTCCAGGCGAAGTTACACAGCTGTGCCACCAGTATAAGGACATACCCCCTTTGACATTAGAGGGAATCAAGGACCGTGTTCTTTACGCCTTGAAACTCTATGACAAGACTGACCCACAAAAGCTCTTAGTAAATTCCCATTTTATGAAGGACCTGGGCTTAGACAGTTTGGACCAAGTGGAGATTATCATGGCTATGGAAGACGAATTTGGGTTTGAAATTCCTGATCTAGATGCGGGGAAGTTAATGTGCCCACAAGAAATTGTAGATTACATTGCAGATAAGGAGGAGGTATGTGAATAAAATATCAGACCCCTTTTCTTCACTGAGAGAAGACTCAGAAGATGCTGGTGAGTGTCTGGAAGTGAGAACGCATTTCTGCATCATTGCTGACTTTGACAGAGTAACTCTGTTTAGACTTGTACTTAAATTATCTTAAGTGTTTTTTGCCCTTTGAAAATAAATctgtaaaaccaaaaaaaaaagaaaaaaaagaggtaactctttatagtgtttattttttaatcttaatgcatgattgtttcttttttatttagttgCATATTGTGAATGTTTTATATcctgatttttttatatattacatttcacatccataaaaattatttgaaaacaattttaaatgactACATTGTAGTCTAAAGGCATAAACCACAATTTAACAAACCATTCTCTTATATCAGACTTATAGGGTTTTTTCaggaaatttttattaattgcaAGTGTGCTCTTGAAAAGCTTTTTGgtattttgattttgatattctgaatttttatttaggACATATTGCTAGATGTgagattgaagaaaaaaatcatccatAAATACTTTTAAGTACTTTCAATGACAATATTTAAattctggtttttaaaatttcaagctaaagtttcatttttttgccttGTAATTAGGACTActcaaaataaaacacttaagGTTAAATTTCATTGCAAATGTtgtatatgttttataataacaaatAGTCTTAATGTTGCTCTGAAATGATGTTAATTTTACTTTACTGATGGATATAGAACCTTAGAAACCCAGTGACTGCCTTGAAGAAAAATAACCGATGAATGACTATACTTGTATTGAAAACCAATATTTTTAGCCTCTAGCCAAGCTCCAATTCTTAGTTCATTCCAATAGTGCTGTATAATTTTATACTTTACTTAAATTTCCTTTGATATTTAGTAAACTTATCTTCAGGATATATAGTAGAAAAAACCTTGACAGCATTGTACATTTCGTTAAATAATTGCTGTTGCTGGCATGCCACTGTCTTTCTTTACTTGAGATTAAAAGTTAAagcatttgggacttccctggtggcgcagtggttaagaatccacctgccaatgcaggggacacgggttcgagcccccggaagatcccacatgctgcggagcaactaagcccgtgtgccacaactactgagcccatgtgccacaactactgagcccatgtgccacaactactgaaacctgcacgcctagagcccgtgctccacaacaagagaagcccatgcaccgcaacgaagagtaggccccactcaccacaactagagaaaagcctgcgcgcagcaatgaaaacccgatgcagccaaaaataaataaataaacaaatacatttttttaaaaaaattaaagcatttgATTAATACACTTGATTAGTACACTGTAGGGTTGTGAGGAGGAAGCAGTTGAAAAGTGCTTTTGTATtatcttttactgttttttttttcccctgtgggaGGATGGAACATAATGACTTGTCATCTATATATTCTAGATAGTTTAAGAAAATATCCTATTCAAAAGTTCAATCCTGACTCTTCCCAAGGTTTTCAAGTATTTTAATACAAAGTTTTAGTTGTAAAATTTAATGTGCAGATTAATTGGAAAAAGGGAATGGACTGTCTCTAAATATGGTCTAAAGTAGAATTTTTGagcataaatatatagaaaaaactGGAGTTGTTTTTGTAAAATGGAGACTCTCAGCCTCcattctcaatattttttaaaatttcctttcttttttaaagaaacagcttTACTGCATTTAACACTCCCAGTATTTTCGATGGACTAGATTTAAGATAGAGCCtaggaatgtgcattttaaacAGTCTAATGTCTAATAGACATTTACTAGGTAATGTCAAGCAGtttttccagagtggctatacCACTTTATACACCCATCAGTAGCATATGAAAGGTCTGGTTCCTCCACGTTCTCACCAAAACTAGGTATTGTTgggctttttaattttagccagtctggtggtatgaagtggtatcctattgtggtttgtttttttctttttttttttttaatttttaaatttaatttatttttttatacagtaggttcctattaggcatcaattttatacacatcaatgtatacatgtcaatcccaatcgcccaactcATCACAccatcatccccaccccactgcggctttccccccttggtgtccatacgtttgttctctacatctgtgtctcaacttctgccctgcatactggttcatctgtaccatttttctagtttccacatacatgccttaatatacgatatttgtttttctctttctgacttacttcactctggatgacagtctctagatccatccatgtctcaacaaatgacctaatttcgttcctttttatggccgagtaatattccattgtatatatgtaccatagcttctttatccatttgtatgtcagtgggcatttaggttgcttccatgacctggctattgaaaatagtgctgcaatgaacattggggtgcatgtgtcgttttgaattatggttttctttgggtctatgcccagtagtgggattcctggatcatatggtaattctatttttagttttttaaggaacctccatactgttctccatagtggctgtatccatttacattcccaccaacagtgcaagagggttcccttttctccacaccctctccagcatttgttgtttgtagattttctgacgatgcccattctaattggtgtgaggtgatacctcattgtagttttgatttgcatttctctaataattagtgatgttgagcagcttttgatgtgcttcttggacatctatatgtcttctttggagaaatgtctatttaggtcttctgtccatttttggattgggttgtttgtttttctaatattgagctgcatgagctgtttatatattttggagattaattctttgtccgttgattcgtttgcaaatattttctctcattctgagggttgtcttttcgtcttgtttatggtttccttagctgtgcaaaagcttttacgtttcattaggtcccatttgtttatttttgtttttatttcgattactctaggaggtggatcaaaaaagatcttgctgtgatttatctcatggagtgttcttcctatattttcctctaagagttttatagtgtctggtcttacatttaggtctctaatccattttgagtatatttttgtgtatggtgttagggagtgttataatttcattcttttacatgtagctgtccagtttccccagcaccgcttattgaagaggctgtcttttctcctttgtatatccttgcctactttgtcatagattagttgaccataggtacgtgggtatatctctgggctttctatcttgttccattgatttatgtttctgtttttgtgccagtaccatattgtcttgattagtataactttgtagtatagtctgaagtcagggagtctgattgctccagctccgtttttttccctcaagactgctttggctattcgggttctttgtgtctccatacaaattttaagattttttgttctagtcctgtaaaaaatgccattggtaatttgatagggattgcattgaatctgtagattgctttgggtagtatagtcattttcacagtattgattcttccaatccaagaacatggtatatctctccatctgttggtatcatctttaatatctttcagcagtgtcttatagttttctgcatacaggtcttttgtctccctaggtaggtttattcctaggtattttattctttttgttgcaatggtaaaagggagtgtttccttaatttctctttcagatttgtcatcattagtgtataagaatgcaagagatttctgtgcattaattttgtatcctgcaactttacaaagttcattgattagctctagttgttttctgatggcatctttaggattctctatgtatagtatcatgtcatctgcaagcagtgacagttttactacttcttttccaatttgtattccttttatttctttttcttctctgagtgccgtggctaggacttccaaaactatgttgaataatagtggtgagagtggacatccttgtctgttcctgatcttagaggaaatgatttcagtttttcaccattgagaatgatgtttgctgtgggtttgtcgtatatgggctttattatgttgaggtagtttccctctatgcccactttctggagagtttttatcataaatgggtgttgaattttgtcaaaagctttttctgcatccattgagatgatcatatggtttttcttcttcaatttgttaatatggtgtatcacattgattgatttgcgtatattgaagaatccttgcatccctgggataaatcccacttgatcatggtgtttgatccttttaatgtgttgttggattctgtttgctagtattttgttgaggatatttgcatctatattcatcagtgatattggtctgtaattttctttttttgcagtatctttgtatgattttgtatcagggtgatggtggcctcagagaatgagtttgggagttttccttcctctgcaattttttggaagagtttgagaaggatgggtgttagctcttctctaaatgtttgatagaattcacctgtgaagccgtctggtcctggagtggttttttttggaagatttttgatcacagtttcaatttcattacttgtgattgttctgttcatattttctaattctatctggttccgtcttggaaggttatacctttctaagaatttgtccatttcttccaggttgtccattttattggcatagagttgcttgtagtagtctcttaggatgctttgtatttctgcggtgtctgttgtaacttctcctgtttcatttctaattttattgatttgagtcctccctctttttcttgatgagtctggctaatggttaatcaattttgtttatcttctcaaagaaccagcgtttagttttattgatatttgctattgttttctttgtttctatttcatttatttctgctctgatctttatgatttctttccttctgctaactttgggttttgtttgttcttctttctctagttcctttaggtgtaaggttagattgtttaattgagatttttcttgtttcttgaggtaggctcgtatagctataaacttccctcttattactgcttttgctgcatcccataggttttggatcatcgtgttttcattgttacttCTGCctagctattttttgatttcctctttgatttcttcagtgatctcttggttatgtagtaacgtattgtttagcctccatgtgtttgtgtttttttcgttttttcccctgtaattgatttctaatctcatagcattgtggtcgaaaagatgattgatatgatttcagttttcttaagtttactgagacttgatttgtgacccaagatgtgatctatcctggagaatgttctgtgcgcacttgagaagaaagtgtaatctgctgttttgggatgaaatgtcctataaatattaattaaatctatctggtctattgtgtcatttaaagcttctgtttctttctttattttcattttggatgatctgtccattggtgtaagtgaggtgttaaagttccccactattattgtgttactgttgatttcctcttttatagctgttagcagttgccttatgtattaaggtgctcctatgttgggtgcatatatatttataattgttatatcttcttcttggattgatcccttgatcattatgtagtgtccttccttgtctcttgtaacattctttattttaaaatctattttatctgatatgagtattgctactccagctttcttttgatttctatttgcatggaatatctttttccatcccctcactttcagtctgtatgtgtccctaggtctgaagtgggtctcttgtagatagcatatgtatgggtcttgtttttgtatccattcagcaagcctgtgtcttttggttggagcatttaatccattcaagtttaaggtaattatcgatatgtatgttcctgtgaccattttgttaattgttttgggtttgtttttgtaggtccttttcttctcttgtgtttcccacttagagaagttcctttagcatttgttgtagagctgttttggtggtgctgaattctcttagcttttgcttgtctgtaaagctcttgatttctccatcgaatctgaatgaggtccttgccgggtagagtaatgttggttgtaggttcttccctttcatcactttaagtatatccggccactcccttctggcttgtagagtttctgctgagaaatcagctgttaaccttatgtgagttcc
Proteins encoded in this window:
- the LOC132376944 gene encoding acyl carrier protein, mitochondrial-like; this encodes MAARVLCACVLRLPAAFAPLPRLPTLATALPLSTTLFPSGARTRPGAPQPASVLAQVPGEVTQLCHQYKDIPPLTLEGIKDRVLYALKLYDKTDPQKLLVNSHFMKDLGLDSLDQVEIIMAMEDEFGFEIPDLDAGKLMCPQEIVDYIADKEEVCE